A part of Oncorhynchus masou masou isolate Uvic2021 chromosome 30, UVic_Omas_1.1, whole genome shotgun sequence genomic DNA contains:
- the LOC135521791 gene encoding protein S100-A1-like, whose product MPSELERSMESLITVFHRYADKDGDCNTLSKKELKELMQTELASFLKSQKDPAAIDRIMKDLDQNGDGKVNFEEFVSLVVGLSIACEQIYQLHTQKVAAKK is encoded by the exons ATGCCATCTGAGTTGGAGCGTTCCATGGAGTCCCTGATCACGGTGTTCCATCGCTATGCCGACAAGGACGGTGACTGCAACACACTGAGCAAGAAGGAGCTGAAAGAGCTGATGCAGACAGAACTGGCCAGCTTCCTGAAG tcCCAGAAGGACCCAGCTGCCATAGACAGGATCATGAAGGATCTGGACCAGAATGGTGATGGGAAGGTAAACTTTGAGGAGTTTGTCTCTCTGGTTGTGGGCCTCTCCATCGCCTGTGAACAGATCTACCAGCTCCACACCCAGAAGGTTGCTGCCAAGAAGTGA